In Dehalococcoidia bacterium, a single window of DNA contains:
- a CDS encoding glycoside hydrolase family 3 N-terminal domain-containing protein translates to MRPLLLAILLSLAALFGGHSAEADATRQDAPELAEKLARSLGPREKIEQLFIAGVQGPELNDEARRFIAEHKIGGVYLARETCNVVNGTRHDPAHCGFPEESDPDTPAQVAALTQQLQQASCDATRGEIDGVPYCLPMFITIDHEGDDRPATRLINRFTPIPSNMAVGATFDPAQAEAIGCIVGQELAAVGVNMLFGPDLDVLDSPRSGGPGDQGIRVFGGDARWVGEMGEAYVRGIQRCGEGKLAAIAKHFPGHGRSTRWVDYEDIPVVVGKNLQVLAQVDLLPFAVVSGGEPGEEGIADGIMNSHLSYPEVPGCEAGIPVTFSPACMQTFFALAPFSEWRESGGITVADDLASGAVQSYAQEKYGTFRQADIALEALMAGNDLLPVIRPWQWSDLKATVDYLVSRYEGDEKVKARVDDAVLRVLRLKERLYGSLDPTSVTASLWYEDEVGRSESALQVNSLVEKALTFIKPATLDEALANVPAPTAAEQVLFVECWDDASCSTPTAEEGYPPLWPRGTLARLATEMFPGRVSEERLGTISFSELGSVLTGSADGEVRRMVEEADWLVFAFLERDPSRYPASDVLKDFLGRGSSLFDLRSKKTVVFAYNSPYHLDAGELRNVTLFVAAYSKIEPSLRASLKLLFHDPTIFHDGGAGGRLPVDYIYGDYVLHDLSEMVKADPAQSLETAVEPPQPTAGHEFQVSLRKPLLAVNGHRVPDGTQVIFALEPADGAVQSVAAKTDDGLAAARMTISDAGPAKLSIRSEGLLWTREEPVEVLAEGLPTEQPSEGGGVGATLIAIASLAGAVSVAGAFTLVLRRRRRAAQPVFAGPAPAAESAPVAIPELNLDTVNQRVFVSGKEMSPPLSREQYAFLEYLYQNVGKLCLRDDIINHVWPEVHAAGVSDEALDALVHRVRERLRAAGASNVLIVTVRGRGFRLDL, encoded by the coding sequence ATGAGACCCCTTCTGCTCGCGATCCTGCTCTCCCTCGCTGCGCTCTTCGGAGGCCACTCCGCAGAGGCGGACGCCACCCGGCAGGACGCACCTGAGCTGGCGGAAAAGCTGGCCCGATCGCTGGGCCCGCGCGAGAAGATAGAACAGCTCTTCATCGCGGGCGTCCAGGGGCCGGAGCTGAACGATGAGGCCCGACGGTTCATCGCTGAACACAAGATTGGCGGCGTATACCTCGCCCGCGAGACCTGCAACGTCGTCAACGGCACGCGTCACGATCCCGCTCATTGCGGCTTCCCCGAAGAGAGCGACCCCGATACGCCGGCGCAGGTCGCGGCGCTGACTCAGCAGTTGCAGCAGGCCTCCTGTGACGCGACGCGGGGCGAGATCGACGGCGTGCCCTACTGCCTGCCCATGTTCATCACCATCGACCACGAGGGCGACGACCGGCCGGCGACCCGCCTCATCAACCGCTTCACGCCCATCCCCAGCAACATGGCCGTCGGCGCCACGTTCGACCCGGCGCAGGCGGAAGCGATCGGCTGCATCGTGGGCCAGGAACTTGCCGCCGTTGGCGTCAACATGCTGTTCGGGCCCGACCTCGACGTGCTCGACTCACCCCGCTCGGGCGGGCCCGGCGACCAGGGGATCCGCGTGTTCGGCGGCGACGCGCGCTGGGTGGGCGAGATGGGCGAGGCGTACGTGCGGGGCATCCAGCGCTGCGGCGAAGGAAAGCTGGCGGCAATTGCCAAGCACTTCCCCGGGCACGGCAGGAGCACGCGCTGGGTGGATTACGAAGACATACCCGTCGTCGTCGGGAAGAACCTTCAGGTGCTGGCGCAGGTCGACCTGCTGCCCTTCGCCGTTGTCTCAGGGGGCGAGCCAGGCGAGGAGGGCATCGCCGACGGAATCATGAACTCGCATCTGAGCTATCCCGAGGTTCCGGGGTGCGAGGCGGGCATCCCCGTCACGTTCAGTCCCGCCTGCATGCAAACGTTCTTCGCCCTTGCTCCCTTCAGCGAATGGCGGGAGAGCGGCGGCATCACCGTCGCCGATGACCTGGCCTCGGGCGCGGTGCAGTCGTACGCGCAGGAGAAGTACGGCACGTTCCGCCAGGCCGATATCGCCCTCGAAGCGCTGATGGCGGGCAACGACCTCCTGCCGGTCATCCGTCCCTGGCAGTGGTCGGACCTCAAAGCGACGGTCGATTACCTGGTGAGCCGCTACGAGGGGGACGAGAAAGTGAAGGCCCGCGTCGACGACGCCGTGCTCCGCGTCCTTCGCCTCAAAGAGCGGCTCTACGGGAGCCTGGACCCGACTAGCGTGACGGCGTCCCTCTGGTACGAGGACGAGGTCGGCCGTTCGGAGAGCGCTCTGCAAGTGAACTCACTCGTGGAGAAGGCGCTCACCTTCATCAAGCCGGCGACCCTCGACGAGGCGCTCGCGAACGTCCCCGCGCCCACCGCCGCCGAGCAAGTGCTCTTCGTCGAGTGCTGGGACGACGCCTCCTGCTCCACGCCCACGGCGGAGGAGGGCTATCCGCCGTTGTGGCCGCGGGGAACCCTCGCCCGCCTCGCCACGGAGATGTTCCCCGGCCGCGTGTCGGAGGAGCGTCTCGGCACCATCAGCTTCAGCGAGCTGGGATCGGTGCTCACGGGCAGCGCCGATGGGGAAGTGAGGCGGATGGTGGAAGAAGCCGACTGGCTTGTCTTTGCCTTCCTCGAGCGCGACCCCAGCCGTTACCCCGCCTCCGATGTGCTGAAGGACTTCCTGGGAAGGGGCTCCAGCCTGTTCGACCTCAGGAGCAAGAAGACCGTAGTCTTCGCTTACAACTCGCCGTACCATCTCGACGCCGGCGAGCTCCGAAACGTCACCCTCTTTGTCGCCGCCTACAGCAAGATCGAGCCTTCGCTGCGGGCTTCGCTGAAGCTCCTCTTTCACGACCCGACCATCTTCCACGACGGCGGCGCCGGCGGCAGGCTCCCCGTCGACTACATCTACGGCGACTACGTGCTGCATGACCTGAGCGAGATGGTGAAAGCGGACCCTGCGCAGTCGCTGGAGACCGCGGTGGAGCCGCCGCAACCGACGGCCGGGCACGAGTTCCAGGTCTCCCTCCGGAAGCCGCTGCTCGCCGTCAACGGGCACCGCGTTCCGGACGGCACGCAGGTAATCTTCGCGCTGGAACCGGCGGACGGCGCGGTGCAGAGTGTTGCCGCCAAGACGGACGACGGTCTCGCGGCCGCCCGGATGACCATCTCGGACGCCGGGCCCGCGAAGCTGTCCATCCGCAGCGAGGGTCTGCTCTGGACGCGCGAGGAGCCCGTCGAGGTGCTGGCGGAAGGGCTGCCGACGGAGCAGCCGTCGGAAGGAGGGGGCGTGGGCGCTACCCTCATCGCCATCGCGTCGCTGGCGGGGGCCGTCTCGGTGGCGGGGGCCTTCACGCTGGTCCTGCGACGACGCCGTCGCGCCGCGCAGCCGGTCTTCGCCGGCCCGGCGCCTGCGGCGGAATCGGCGCCGGTAGCAATCCCCGAGCTCAATCTCGATACCGTCAACCAGCGCGTCTTCGTCAGCGGAAAAGAGATGTCGCCGCCGCTCTCACGCGAGCAGTACGCGTTCCTGGAGTACCTCTACCAGAACGTTGGGAAGCTGTGCCTGCGCGACGACATTATCAACCACGTTTGGCCGGAGGTCCACGCCGCCGGCGTCTCCGATGAGGCGCTCGACGCGCTGGTGCACCGCGTGCGCGAGCGGCTGCGGGCCGCCGGCGCCTCCAACGTGCTCATCGTCACCGTCAGGGGGCGCGGCTTCCGCCTCGACCTCTGA
- a CDS encoding SDR family NAD(P)-dependent oxidoreductase, with translation MGELEGQVAIVTAAAGAGIGQAVARRFAAEGADVVLTDAHARRVQELAQAMASDYGRDFLALEVDVRNSEQVAQAVKTALERYGRIDILVNNAGINRLEPVWEMSDETWELIIGVNLTGTFRCTRAVLPAMIERKKGAIVNLASSVGWMASDEGEAHYCAAKAGVMAFTRAVAAEAGKYGIRANAIAPGLIHNPFLDRIYAPEYFEGWKRRSLLGRLGKPEDVADLVMFLATDRSSFITGEVFCISGGAYVRG, from the coding sequence ATGGGCGAGCTGGAAGGACAGGTAGCGATCGTCACGGCGGCGGCGGGCGCGGGCATCGGACAGGCGGTGGCGCGCCGCTTCGCTGCCGAAGGCGCGGACGTGGTCCTCACCGACGCCCACGCGCGCCGCGTGCAAGAGCTGGCGCAGGCGATGGCCAGCGACTACGGGCGCGACTTCCTCGCGCTGGAGGTCGACGTGAGGAACAGCGAGCAGGTCGCGCAGGCGGTGAAGACGGCGCTCGAGCGCTACGGCCGCATCGACATCCTCGTCAACAATGCGGGGATCAACCGTCTCGAGCCGGTCTGGGAGATGAGCGACGAAACGTGGGAGCTCATCATCGGCGTGAACCTGACGGGCACCTTCCGCTGCACGCGCGCCGTGCTGCCGGCGATGATCGAGCGCAAGAAGGGGGCCATCGTCAACCTCGCTTCGTCCGTCGGCTGGATGGCGTCGGATGAGGGCGAGGCCCACTATTGCGCCGCCAAGGCAGGCGTGATGGCGTTCACACGGGCCGTAGCGGCGGAGGCGGGGAAATACGGCATCAGGGCGAACGCAATCGCCCCCGGCCTCATTCACAACCCGTTCCTCGACCGCATTTACGCGCCGGAGTACTTCGAGGGCTGGAAGCGGCGCTCGCTCCTCGGGCGGCTCGGCAAGCCGGAGGACGTGGCCGATCTGGTGATGTTCCTGGCGACTGACAGGTCGAGCTTCATCACGGGAGAGGTCTTCTGCATCAGCGGCGGCGCCTACGTGCGCGGCTAG
- a CDS encoding enoyl-CoA hydratase-related protein: MTSFQFKDIIYQKHHRVQGAAWITINRPQAMNSFTGETLAEMRQAVDDANADDSVGVLVITGAGDRAFCAGGDVKWLAEVQQEDRWGDPDFDPHAGIEDFLKPVIARINGHAVGGGNHLAYFCDLSIAAENATFRQVGPRVGSPASGHWVSFLTWVVGHKKAREMWMLCRPYTAQEALAMGLVNKVVPFDKLDEEVDQWCEELMAKSPSCLKIVKATFRSVYDPLREGSLRDWVGEFAPDFFQSGEADEGKNAFLERREPDYRKFPRKGGVYTPKGG, encoded by the coding sequence GTGACATCGTTCCAATTTAAGGACATCATCTATCAGAAGCACCACCGCGTACAGGGGGCAGCCTGGATCACGATTAACCGACCGCAGGCCATGAACTCGTTCACGGGCGAGACGCTGGCCGAGATGCGACAAGCGGTGGACGACGCCAACGCCGACGATTCCGTGGGCGTCCTCGTCATCACGGGCGCCGGCGACCGCGCGTTCTGCGCCGGCGGCGACGTGAAGTGGCTGGCGGAGGTCCAGCAGGAAGACCGGTGGGGCGACCCCGACTTCGATCCGCACGCCGGTATCGAGGACTTTCTTAAGCCGGTTATCGCGCGGATCAACGGGCACGCGGTCGGCGGCGGCAACCATCTCGCCTATTTCTGCGACCTCAGCATCGCCGCCGAGAACGCCACCTTTCGGCAGGTCGGGCCGCGCGTGGGGAGCCCGGCCTCAGGGCACTGGGTGTCCTTCCTGACGTGGGTCGTCGGACACAAGAAGGCGCGCGAGATGTGGATGCTCTGCCGCCCGTACACGGCGCAGGAGGCGCTGGCGATGGGGCTGGTCAACAAGGTCGTGCCGTTCGACAAGCTGGACGAAGAGGTCGACCAGTGGTGCGAGGAGCTGATGGCGAAGAGCCCGAGCTGTCTGAAGATCGTCAAGGCCACCTTCCGCTCCGTCTACGACCCGCTCCGGGAAGGTTCGCTGCGCGATTGGGTGGGCGAGTTCGCGCCCGACTTCTTCCAGAGCGGTGAAGCGGACGAGGGCAAGAACGCTTTCCTCGAGCGGCGCGAGCCCGACTACCGCAAGTTCCCGCGCAAGGGCGGCGTCTACACTCCGAAGGGAGGCTGA
- a CDS encoding GNAT family N-acetyltransferase — MDFEVRPVRDDEIEEFVYINAYAFDRDRGPAAIEEAAAREREWYKPESRLAVFVDGRMVARMHLLPFDMYLNGGAVRTGGIGGVGVLPEYRRRGLTAALLQRGLNDMRESGQVISALYPLHYELYRRYGWEIVSASVRYSFSPDDVHVARPAPGECRRVTADEWPALDAVYREYAANHNGSLARDEFWWREAVFGSGRDSRDVAVWELDGAMRGYVAYGTRSFSLPERFMPASTLWVRELVALNGDSYAGLVGYLLHHDLQERIEWTSSPEEPLLYILNDPSKVKTEIGWPQMALRLVDVPRALEARPCLPVADGARLTMAVRDVVAGWNEGTWRLEVTGGQLRAEPAASTADLTVEVGTLAALYAGRLSVREAARAGLLEARGEQALEQAGNIFAVGSSFRCLDWF, encoded by the coding sequence ATGGACTTCGAGGTACGACCTGTCCGCGATGATGAGATAGAAGAGTTTGTGTACATCAACGCCTACGCCTTCGACCGCGACCGCGGCCCCGCCGCTATCGAGGAGGCCGCCGCCCGCGAACGCGAGTGGTACAAGCCGGAATCGAGGCTGGCGGTCTTCGTCGACGGCCGGATGGTCGCCAGGATGCACCTTCTCCCTTTCGACATGTACCTCAACGGCGGCGCGGTGCGTACGGGCGGGATAGGAGGCGTCGGCGTCCTTCCCGAGTACCGACGCCGCGGTCTCACCGCCGCCCTGCTGCAGCGCGGCCTGAATGACATGCGCGAGTCCGGACAGGTAATCTCCGCGCTCTACCCTCTTCACTACGAGCTGTACCGGCGCTACGGCTGGGAAATCGTCTCCGCGTCCGTCCGCTACTCTTTTAGTCCCGATGACGTCCACGTCGCGCGTCCCGCCCCCGGGGAATGCCGCCGCGTCACCGCGGATGAATGGCCGGCGCTCGATGCCGTATACAGGGAGTACGCCGCCAATCACAACGGGTCGCTGGCCCGCGACGAGTTCTGGTGGCGCGAGGCGGTATTCGGGAGCGGGCGTGATTCGCGCGACGTCGCCGTCTGGGAGCTGGACGGCGCGATGAGGGGCTACGTCGCCTACGGCACGCGCAGCTTCTCGCTCCCCGAACGCTTCATGCCGGCCTCTACCCTGTGGGTGCGGGAGCTGGTAGCCCTTAACGGCGATTCCTACGCCGGACTCGTCGGCTACCTCCTCCACCATGACCTGCAGGAGCGAATAGAGTGGACGTCCTCTCCGGAGGAGCCGCTGCTCTACATCCTGAACGATCCGTCGAAGGTGAAGACGGAGATAGGGTGGCCGCAGATGGCCCTCCGCCTCGTCGACGTGCCGCGGGCGCTGGAGGCGCGGCCCTGTCTCCCCGTCGCCGACGGCGCCCGGCTGACCATGGCGGTCCGAGACGTGGTTGCCGGCTGGAACGAGGGCACGTGGCGGCTGGAAGTGACCGGCGGACAGCTACGCGCCGAGCCGGCAGCATCGACGGCCGACCTGACGGTGGAAGTAGGGACGCTCGCCGCCCTCTACGCCGGACGCCTGTCCGTGCGGGAAGCGGCCAGGGCGGGACTCCTCGAAGCGCGCGGCGAGCAGGCGCTGGAACAGGCCGGAAACATCTTCGCCGTCGGGTCTTCCTTCCGCTGCCTCGACTGGTTCTAA
- a CDS encoding GNAT family N-acetyltransferase, which produces MDARIRPIHEEETDEFVYINAYGFDRDRSPEALAEAAALERRLYPPESKFAAFLDGRMVARMHLFPAGVYLNGGVVPMGAIGGIAVLPEHRRRGLTAALLLHALNEMRGRGQAVSALYPMHYDLYRRYGWEVVSDSVRYSFPPRRTRVARCAAGSCRRAAADEWPALDAVYARYAARHNGCLTREEPWWRETVLGGGHEARDLALWEIDGAVTGYVVYRSRHFPVPERYQPMSVLQVRELVALDGDSYAGLLGFVLHHDLHDRVDWPSSRQEPLPYVIDDASKVKVENGWPQTALRLVDVRRALEARPCLPIAEGCRLTIGVRDAAAGWNEGAWRLEAFEGRARVEPTAAEPDLTVEVGALAAVYAGRLPVGEAARAGLIEVRDERALDVASNFFAVSSPFHCLDWF; this is translated from the coding sequence ATGGACGCGAGAATACGCCCCATCCACGAAGAGGAGACCGACGAGTTTGTCTACATCAACGCTTACGGCTTCGACCGCGACCGCAGCCCGGAAGCTCTCGCCGAAGCGGCCGCTCTCGAGCGCAGGCTGTACCCGCCGGAATCGAAATTCGCCGCATTCCTCGATGGGCGCATGGTGGCGCGGATGCACCTCTTTCCCGCCGGTGTCTACCTGAACGGCGGAGTGGTCCCCATGGGCGCAATCGGCGGCATTGCTGTCCTGCCCGAGCACCGGCGACGGGGACTGACCGCAGCCCTGCTGCTACACGCGCTGAACGAGATGCGCGGCCGCGGGCAGGCCGTCTCCGCCCTCTACCCGATGCACTACGATCTGTACCGGCGTTATGGGTGGGAGGTCGTGTCCGACTCCGTGCGCTACTCCTTCCCTCCTAGGCGGACGCGCGTGGCGCGCTGCGCCGCCGGCTCTTGCCGCCGCGCCGCCGCGGACGAGTGGCCTGCGCTCGATGCCGTGTACGCGCGGTACGCAGCGCGACATAACGGCTGCCTCACGCGCGAAGAGCCCTGGTGGCGGGAGACGGTGCTGGGCGGCGGCCACGAGGCGCGCGACCTCGCCCTGTGGGAGATCGACGGCGCGGTCACGGGCTACGTCGTCTACCGTAGCCGCCACTTCCCCGTCCCGGAGCGCTACCAGCCGATGTCCGTTCTCCAGGTCCGCGAGCTGGTCGCCCTCGACGGCGACTCCTACGCCGGGCTGCTGGGCTTCGTGCTCCACCACGATCTGCACGACCGGGTGGACTGGCCTTCTTCCCGCCAGGAGCCGCTGCCGTACGTGATTGACGACGCCTCGAAGGTCAAGGTGGAGAACGGTTGGCCGCAGACCGCGCTCCGCCTCGTCGACGTGCGGCGGGCCCTGGAAGCGAGGCCGTGCCTCCCCATCGCCGAGGGCTGCCGACTCACAATCGGCGTGCGAGACGCCGCTGCCGGCTGGAACGAGGGCGCGTGGCGGCTGGAGGCGTTCGAGGGTAGGGCGAGGGTAGAGCCGACGGCAGCCGAACCCGACCTCACGGTCGAGGTGGGCGCGCTGGCGGCGGTCTACGCCGGGCGCCTGCCGGTGGGAGAGGCGGCGAGGGCGGGACTGATTGAAGTGCGCGACGAGCGGGCGCTGGATGTTGCCTCAAACTTTTTCGCCGTCAGCTCCCCGTTTCACTGCCTCGACTGGTTCTAG
- a CDS encoding TIGR03663 family protein, whose product MHDPGGKLPLTRIEVALFLAIAALALLLRFWQLDARTFHGDEAVHAGFAWQLADGRGYEHNPLTHGPFQFFATALVFVLFGDSDFTARLLPALFGAALAALPFLFRGQLGRVGALVTSLMLAVSPTLLYFSRFARNDIYIALFTFGLVICIWRFLAEGRRLYLYLTAALLALSFAAKEVTFITVGILLVYLDLLVTSEMGAQMGWRPVLLPRQSPPQGSGPTESPYAVLGVPEGARHRDVRRAYRRLLAGRKKPSKAETRRIEKAYRALSGPRPQAVGEGAVPPARPQTQPPGPEQPAKALPSSLPAWALLLPVAWLIVALWPLLGGLRRRLGLHVFPRAGHPLALMGCLSLPLLAATVESLPFVGDRGYDVPAELAVMRTTVLLLIAASFIVGFLWRWRVWMICSALFYTILISLYTSFFTNADGFWSGAWGSLDYWLGQQGARLGDQPSYYYFMLLPVYEFLPLCFALGAALVYVVRGERRHKLIAAAALAAVLALALVGESVPLLGAYRMQVGFLAVTAVFLVLPMASLTRFLFYWTLAALFAFTLAGEKMPWLNVHIALPLCILAGKTLGDLLAGIEVHPSIPAPGRWLLPASALAGASAAIAFLVWRGGSGTFAGSCLLAATLALVAWSALKANAATAARVATVAVAAGLLVLTVRAGVLSSWGHPGLLENSDTLASRDRGDTPVELLAYVQPSPDILLVRDAIDRIAAISGQGTELPIVIDARDSFNWPWAWYLRKYENLTFVEDGKIEPPSGSVALVSWRNRADVVADPALFGEELRYHHRWWFPEEYRGFSSADILRQLFDLDCWDNWARYFIDRTPPGGLPAVDAVAYFPRDDRVSEVLSSTIHKER is encoded by the coding sequence ATGCACGATCCCGGCGGCAAGTTACCGTTGACACGCATCGAGGTGGCGCTGTTCCTTGCGATCGCGGCGCTGGCGCTCCTGCTGCGGTTCTGGCAGCTCGACGCCCGCACCTTCCACGGCGACGAGGCGGTGCACGCTGGGTTCGCCTGGCAGCTTGCCGACGGCCGCGGCTACGAGCACAATCCGCTGACGCACGGGCCGTTCCAGTTCTTCGCCACCGCCCTCGTGTTCGTCCTGTTCGGTGACAGCGATTTCACGGCGCGCCTCCTCCCTGCCCTTTTCGGCGCGGCGCTGGCTGCCCTACCGTTCCTGTTCCGCGGTCAGCTGGGCAGGGTCGGTGCGCTTGTCACGTCGCTGATGCTCGCTGTCTCGCCGACGCTGCTCTATTTCAGCCGCTTTGCCCGCAACGACATCTACATTGCGCTGTTTACGTTTGGACTCGTCATCTGTATCTGGCGCTTCCTGGCGGAAGGGCGCCGCCTCTACCTGTACTTGACGGCAGCGCTGCTCGCGCTGAGCTTCGCGGCGAAGGAGGTCACTTTCATCACCGTCGGCATCCTCCTCGTCTACCTCGACCTGCTGGTGACGAGCGAGATGGGGGCCCAGATGGGGTGGCGCCCTGTGCTGCTGCCGAGGCAGTCCCCGCCTCAAGGGAGCGGCCCGACTGAGAGCCCCTACGCCGTGCTGGGGGTGCCGGAAGGGGCGCGACACCGCGACGTGCGGCGCGCCTACCGCCGCCTGCTGGCCGGACGCAAGAAGCCGTCGAAAGCAGAGACCCGACGCATCGAGAAGGCGTACCGGGCGCTGTCCGGCCCACGTCCACAGGCGGTCGGGGAAGGGGCCGTGCCTCCCGCCAGACCACAGACTCAGCCACCCGGCCCGGAGCAGCCGGCGAAGGCCCTTCCGAGCAGCCTGCCGGCCTGGGCGCTGCTCCTGCCGGTGGCCTGGCTCATCGTCGCTTTGTGGCCGTTGCTCGGCGGGCTGCGGCGCCGCCTGGGGCTTCACGTTTTCCCGCGCGCCGGGCATCCGCTCGCGCTCATGGGCTGCCTGTCGCTGCCGCTGCTGGCGGCGACGGTGGAAAGCCTGCCCTTCGTCGGCGACAGAGGGTATGACGTCCCGGCGGAGCTGGCGGTGATGCGGACGACGGTGCTTCTGCTGATCGCCGCCTCGTTCATTGTCGGCTTTCTCTGGCGCTGGCGCGTCTGGATGATATGCTCCGCCCTCTTCTACACGATCTTGATCTCGCTTTACACGTCGTTCTTCACCAACGCCGACGGCTTCTGGTCCGGCGCCTGGGGCTCGCTCGATTACTGGCTGGGACAGCAGGGGGCGCGCCTCGGCGACCAGCCTTCGTACTACTACTTCATGTTGCTGCCGGTGTACGAGTTCCTGCCGCTGTGCTTCGCGCTGGGGGCGGCGCTCGTCTACGTCGTCCGCGGAGAGCGACGGCACAAGCTGATCGCGGCGGCGGCGCTGGCAGCCGTGCTGGCGCTGGCGCTCGTCGGCGAATCGGTGCCCTTGTTGGGAGCGTATCGGATGCAAGTGGGCTTCCTCGCGGTCACCGCTGTGTTCCTCGTCCTGCCGATGGCTTCTCTAACGCGATTCCTCTTCTACTGGACGCTGGCGGCGCTCTTCGCCTTCACGCTGGCTGGCGAGAAGATGCCCTGGCTGAACGTCCACATCGCGCTGCCGCTGTGCATCCTTGCGGGGAAGACGCTCGGCGATCTCCTCGCCGGCATCGAGGTCCACCCATCGATACCGGCGCCGGGCCGCTGGCTCCTGCCGGCATCGGCGTTGGCGGGCGCTTCCGCTGCCATCGCCTTCCTCGTATGGAGGGGCGGAAGCGGAACGTTCGCGGGCTCGTGCCTGCTGGCGGCGACGCTCGCGCTCGTTGCCTGGTCGGCGCTCAAGGCGAACGCGGCGACGGCGGCCCGCGTGGCGACAGTGGCGGTGGCGGCCGGGCTGCTCGTTCTGACGGTGCGCGCCGGCGTCCTCTCGAGCTGGGGGCACCCCGGCCTGCTGGAAAACAGCGACACGCTGGCTTCGCGCGACCGCGGGGACACGCCGGTCGAACTGCTGGCATACGTACAACCGTCGCCGGACATTCTGCTGGTGCGCGATGCGATTGACAGAATCGCCGCCATCTCAGGGCAAGGGACGGAGCTGCCGATAGTGATCGACGCCCGCGACAGCTTCAACTGGCCGTGGGCCTGGTACCTGCGCAAGTACGAGAACCTGACGTTTGTGGAGGACGGGAAGATCGAGCCGCCGTCCGGCAGCGTGGCGCTCGTTAGCTGGCGCAACCGGGCGGACGTCGTGGCCGACCCGGCGCTGTTCGGCGAGGAGCTGCGCTACCATCACCGCTGGTGGTTCCCGGAGGAGTACCGCGGCTTCAGCTCCGCCGACATCCTGCGCCAGCTCTTCGACCTGGATTGCTGGGACAACTGGGCGCGCTACTTCATCGACCGGACGCCGCCCGGCGGCCTGCCCGCCGTCGACGCCGTCGCCTACTTCCCCCGCGACGACCGCGTGAGCGAGGTCCTCTCGTCAACTATCCACAAGGAGCGCTAG